The Epinephelus lanceolatus isolate andai-2023 chromosome 21, ASM4190304v1, whole genome shotgun sequence genome has a segment encoding these proteins:
- the rangap1b gene encoding ran GTPase-activating protein 1b, whose protein sequence is MASDDISQLADALAKTHVGDGELSFKGLGLKLDNAESVGELVREIEQYQGLRALRLEGNTVGVDAARAIAKALECKDQLQRCYWSDMFTGRLRSEIPTALRCLGSALMHAGARLTELDLSDNAFGPDGVKGIEQLLKSPSCHTLRVLRLNNCGMGIGGGKILAEALIQCHRQSSALGAPLKLRVFIAGRNRLENEGASALAKAFQLIGSLEEVHMPQNGINYAGVMALASAMRHNPELRVLNFNDNTFTKRGTLAMAQALRHLRNVQMINFGDCLVRSEGAIALAAVLREGLPVLKELNLSFGEITEAAAFVVAQAVMDKPYMEKVDLNGNCLGEEGCEALRETMENMDKGDMLGSLSDDEGEPDDEDEEGDDDHENDDDASDDCSEDVEEDGEIVKENGITRKDDSPEKLQSPPEIMSFLSCPSADRLLQLGDMRTNLQQQVDASDPHKAADVLLKITSLYSEEPETKTAVLETTDVLLKKLLSASAFQSYCFLSTLLVMMGLLKGEVKMKKVSLVPGQLLCLEHAVQQEYFPKHHASLLHTFVSKNSDALESCSSASKRLSSTLEKKCHD, encoded by the exons ATGGCCTCAGATGACATCTCTCAGTTGGCTGATGCTCTTGCCAAGACTCACGTCGGGGATGGAGAGCTGAGCTTTAAAGGCCTGGGACTGAAGCTGGACAACGCAGAATCAG TGGGGGAGCTGGTCCGTGAGATCGAGCAGTACCAGGGTCTGAGAGCTTTGCGCCTGGAGGGGAACACTGTGGGAGTGGATGCAGCCCGGGCCATTGCGAAGGCTCTGGAGTGTAAAGACCAGCTCCAG AGATGTTACTGGAGTGATATGTTCACAGGCAGGTTGCGCTCTGAGATCCCGACAGCCCTG AGGTGCTTGGGCAGTGCATTAATGCATGCAGGGGCCAGGCTGACGGAGCTGGACCTGAGCGATAATGCCTTTGGACCAGATGGTGTGAAGGGAATCGAGCAGCTGCTGAAGAGCCCTTCCTGCCACACCTTGAGGGTGCTGAGGCTCAACAATTGTGGCATGGGGATTGGAGGAGGAAag ATCCTGGCTGAAGCTCTGATTCAGTGCCACAGACAGTCATCAGCGCTCGGAGCTCCACTCAAACTGAGAGTGTTCATTGCAGGAAGGAACCGCCTGGAAAACGAAGGAGCCAGCGCCCTGGCTAAGGCCTTCCAG CTGATCGGCAGCCTGGAAGAAGTTCACATGCCTCAGAATGGCATCAACTACGCAGGTGTGATGGCGTTGGCTTCAGCCATGCGACACAACCCAGAGCTCCGCGTCCTCAACTTCAACGACAACACCTTCACCAAGAGGGGAACGCTGGCCATGGCACAG GCTTTGAGGCACCTGAGGAACGTGCAGATGATCAACTTTGGAGACTGTCTGGTACGCTCAGAAGGAGCCATCGCCCTCGCTGCTGTCCTCAGGGAGGGACTGCCAGTCCTCAAG GAGCTCAATCTGTCATTTGGCGAGATCACAGAGGCAGCAGCTTTTGTGGTGGCTCAGGCTGTCATGGACAAACCTTATATGGAGAAAGTGGATCTGAACG GTAACTGTCTGGGAGAGGAGGGCTGTGAGGCTTTGAGGGAAACTATGGAAAACATGGACAAAGGAGACATGCTGGGATCACTCAG TGATGATGAGGGAGAGCCTGATGACGAGGATGAAGAAGGTGATGACGACCacgaaaatgatgatgatgctagTGATGACTGTAGTGAAGACGTTGAGGAGGACGGTGAAATCGTAAAGGAAAATGGAATAACAAGAAAAGATGACAGTCCTGAAAAACTTCAGAGCCCA CCAGAGATCATGTCTTTCCTCAGCTGCCCCTCTGCAGACAGGCTCCTTCAGCTGGGAGACATGAGGACAAACCTGCAGCAACAG GTAGATGCATCTGATCCACACAAGGCTGCTGATGTCCTTCTGAAAATCACTTCTTTGTACAGTGAGGAACCAGAGACCAAGACTGCTGTCCTTGAAACAACTG ATGTTTTGTTGAAGAAGCTTCTCTCTGCCTCAGCCTTCCAGTCATACTGTTTCCTCTCCACACTGCTGGTCATGATGGGACTCCTCAAG GGAGAGGTGAAGATGAAAAAGGTGTCACTGGTGCCAGGTCAGCTGTTGTGTTTGGAGCACGCTGTCCAGCAGGAATACTTCCCCAAGCACCACGCCTCACTGCTTCACACCTTCGTGTCCAA